The stretch of DNA ATCAAGGTCACTGGAATAAAGGAGATACAGTTCATCGGTGACTGGGCGGTAACTGGTGGTCCAGTCAATTTCCTGACGATCCTGTTGGTCTGTGCCATATTCATGGTAGCAGCCCTGCTGGTAGGTATAACCTGCATCTGGCAGGAAAGGAAGGTCCTGGGCAGGATCATGGACCGGCGTGGCACCCAGGTCGGAATGCTGGGGCTGTTCCAGAACTTCGCTGATGCCATCAAGACCTTGTTGAAGGAACTGATCATCCCGAGGGACGCGGACAAGAAGCTGTTCATGTGGTCCGTGACCGGGTTGATCGGATCGTCCGTTCTGCTCCTGGGCCTGGTGCCCTGGAGCACCCGTTTCTTCGTAGCCAATCCTGAGCTGACACTTCTGATCGGTCTTGCCGTTTTCTCCCTGGCCCCGTTCTTCATCATGATCGGCGGGTGGGCCTCCAACAACAAATACTCGATGATCGGCGCGATGAGAGGGGCAGCCCAACTGATCGCCTATGAGATCCCGATCCTGATGGTCGTCCTTTCGATCATCATCATGACCGGAAGCCTGAACTTCAACGTCATCGTCGCATTCCAACAAACGCACATGTGGCTGATGTTCCCGTTGTTCATCGGTTTCATCACATTCTTCGTATGCGGCATTGCAGAATCCGAAAGAGTCCCGTTCGACCTGCCCGAAGCAGAAGCGGAACTCGTCGAAGGCTGGCAGACCGAATATGGCAGCATCCAGTGGGGTCTGATAATGATGGCCGACTACCTTAGGGCGTACGTCGTAAGCGCGCTTATCACAGTGCTCTTCCTCGGGGGCTGGGACGGTCCCACGTTCCTATGGCCTGAGGTCTGGTACCTGATCAAGGTGTTCTTCGTCTTCTTCATCATGATATGGGTGAGGTCCGCAACAGTACGTATCAGGACGGACCAGCTCCTCAAGATCGGATGGAAGAGGCTTCTTCCGCTGTCCGTGGTCAACCTGGGAATCGCTGTCGTCATGAAGGCTATGGGGTGGTTCTGAAATGGTCGAAAGCAGCAACAATCCGAGAGACAAGAAGCTGAGGGCCACCGGTTACATGCTGAAACCGCTTTGGGTCACGCTAAGGACCATGGTCCGGGTATCTCTTCCCGGTCACAGGCCGCGCACAATCATGTATCCCTGGGAGAAGAGCATAATCCCAGATTGTTTCCGCGGTCGGCCCGGTATCATCCTGGACAAGTGCATCGCCTGCCAAAAGTGCGTCAAGGTCTGTCCCACCACATGCATAAAGATGGTGCAGATCGAGCACGAGACCCTGGGCAAGGTCAAGCGCCCCGAG from Methanomassiliicoccales archaeon encodes:
- a CDS encoding complex I subunit 1 family protein; translation: MVETTLFSLLHGLALWIGEVAQWLIKVTGIKEIQFIGDWAVTGGPVNFLTILLVCAIFMVAALLVGITCIWQERKVLGRIMDRRGTQVGMLGLFQNFADAIKTLLKELIIPRDADKKLFMWSVTGLIGSSVLLLGLVPWSTRFFVANPELTLLIGLAVFSLAPFFIMIGGWASNNKYSMIGAMRGAAQLIAYEIPILMVVLSIIIMTGSLNFNVIVAFQQTHMWLMFPLFIGFITFFVCGIAESERVPFDLPEAEAELVEGWQTEYGSIQWGLIMMADYLRAYVVSALITVLFLGGWDGPTFLWPEVWYLIKVFFVFFIMIWVRSATVRIRTDQLLKIGWKRLLPLSVVNLGIAVVMKAMGWF